In Pseudomonas sp. GCEP-101, one DNA window encodes the following:
- a CDS encoding Lnb N-terminal periplasmic domain-containing protein: MPKRLLPWMALCACTPLIAAPQIDPQRLQSLADEPYWLALGHYEHAKLGGWRSFVDDPKFFLAADGDRHPDAELAATVNALYAPASLGDKHAQCVYPARTRWLRQQLQLDDLPAVECKEFTTWYHDINPHSAVLVFPAAYLNSPSSMFGHTLLRIDQADVDSDHTALLSYALNFGAYIEGMDNSILYAWKGLMGGYPGLFALVPYREKLSEYSRLENRDLWEYRLNLTPEETARMVEHVWELKQIRFKYYFFDENCSFRLLELLEIARPGTELTDHFPLTAIPTDTVRAVKDAGLIERIDYRPSRERELLARGEPLSHDEKVLARQIADDDSQLQSPAFAALPADRQALVQDTAFRLVRYRATGQERDQSTASRSYNLLKAINRNPPPALAVERPGQPEDGHESRTWQIGAGSRDGEAFAQYGLRMAYHDLDDNAYGFPLGAQIELGQLKLRQYEGNRWQLQQLDLVTIRSMTPRNELLKPLSWQVAGGWERVIGKHSDNDHDTLVGHLNGGAGGSWKLTDDLQAYALGTARIENNPDFAATIAPAMGFDTGMLWSNPLGNLSLEGKGDYFHNGEVRRTLSFGQQVELGRNLGLRLSAQREFSHEASPRSEVMLELRWYHY, from the coding sequence ATGCCCAAACGCCTGTTGCCCTGGATGGCGCTGTGCGCCTGCACGCCACTGATCGCGGCCCCGCAGATCGACCCGCAACGCCTGCAATCGCTGGCTGACGAACCCTACTGGCTGGCCCTGGGTCACTACGAACACGCCAAGCTCGGTGGCTGGCGCAGCTTCGTCGACGACCCGAAGTTCTTCCTCGCCGCGGACGGAGACCGCCACCCCGACGCGGAACTGGCCGCCACCGTGAACGCCCTCTACGCCCCGGCGAGCCTCGGCGACAAGCACGCCCAGTGCGTCTATCCGGCGCGCACCCGCTGGCTGCGCCAGCAATTGCAGCTCGATGACCTGCCGGCGGTGGAGTGCAAGGAATTCACCACCTGGTACCACGACATCAACCCGCACAGCGCCGTGCTGGTGTTCCCGGCCGCCTACCTGAACAGCCCGTCCTCGATGTTCGGCCACACGCTGCTGCGCATCGACCAGGCCGACGTCGACTCCGACCACACCGCCCTGCTCAGCTACGCGCTCAACTTCGGCGCCTACATCGAGGGCATGGACAACAGCATCCTCTACGCCTGGAAAGGCCTGATGGGCGGCTACCCCGGCCTGTTCGCCCTGGTGCCCTACCGCGAGAAGCTTTCCGAATACAGCCGCCTGGAGAACCGCGACCTCTGGGAATACCGCCTGAACCTGACGCCGGAAGAAACCGCGCGCATGGTCGAGCACGTCTGGGAGCTGAAGCAGATCCGCTTCAAGTACTACTTCTTCGACGAGAACTGCTCGTTCCGCCTGCTGGAGCTGCTGGAGATCGCCCGCCCCGGCACCGAACTCACCGATCACTTCCCCCTCACCGCCATCCCCACCGACACGGTGCGCGCGGTGAAGGACGCCGGGCTGATCGAGCGGATCGACTATCGCCCGTCCCGCGAGCGCGAGCTGCTCGCCCGCGGCGAGCCCCTGAGCCATGACGAGAAGGTGCTGGCACGCCAGATCGCCGACGACGACAGCCAGCTGCAGAGCCCCGCATTCGCCGCCCTGCCCGCCGATCGCCAGGCGCTGGTGCAGGACACGGCCTTCCGCCTGGTGCGTTACCGCGCCACCGGCCAGGAGCGCGACCAATCCACCGCCTCGCGCAGCTACAACCTGCTCAAGGCGATCAACCGCAATCCGCCGCCGGCACTGGCCGTGGAACGCCCCGGCCAGCCGGAGGACGGTCACGAGTCGCGCACCTGGCAGATCGGCGCCGGCAGCCGCGACGGCGAAGCCTTCGCCCAGTATGGCCTGCGCATGGCCTACCACGACCTCGACGACAACGCGTACGGCTTCCCCCTCGGCGCGCAGATCGAACTCGGCCAGCTCAAGCTGCGCCAGTACGAAGGCAACCGCTGGCAATTGCAGCAGCTGGACCTGGTCACCATCCGCTCCATGACGCCGCGCAACGAGCTGCTCAAGCCGCTCTCGTGGCAGGTCGCCGGCGGCTGGGAGCGGGTGATCGGCAAGCACAGCGACAATGACCACGATACCCTCGTCGGCCACCTCAACGGCGGCGCCGGCGGCAGCTGGAAGCTGACCGACGACCTGCAAGCCTATGCCCTGGGCACGGCCCGCATCGAGAACAACCCCGACTTCGCCGCCACCATCGCGCCGGCCATGGGCTTCGACACCGGCATGCTGTGGAGCAACCCGCTGGGCAACCTCAGCCTGGAAGGCAAGGGCGACTACTTCCACAACGGCGAAGTGCGCCGCACCCTGAGCTTCGGCCAGCAGGTGGAACTGGGCCGCAACCTCGGCCTGCGCCTGTCGGCCCAGCGCGAGTTCAGCCACGAGGCCAGCCCGCGCAGCGAAGTGATGCTGGAGCTGCGCTGGTACCACTACTGA
- the gdhA gene encoding NADP-specific glutamate dehydrogenase produces the protein MMQSVDSFLERLKRRDPDQPEFHQAVEEVLRSLWPFLQANPRYLQAGIVERIVEPERAILFRVPWMDDAGRVRVNRGFRIQMSSAIGPYKGGLRFHPSVNLGVLKFLAFEQVFKNSLTSLPMGGGKGGSDFDPKGKSDLEVMRFCQSFMSELFRHVGADLDVPAGDIGVGAREIGYLFGQYKRLSNEFTSVLTGKGMSYGGSLIRPEATGYGCVYFAQEMLKARESGFDGQRVAISGSGNVAQYAAQKVMELGGKVISLSDSEGTLFFEAGLTLAQWDEMMELKNVRRGRLSEMAGPGLRFLAGQRPWSLACDIALPCATQNELDADDARTLLANGCICVAEGANMPSTLEAVDIFLEAGILYAPGKASNAGGVATSGLEMSQNAMRLLWTAGEVDQRLHGIMQNIHHACVAYGEENGRINYVKGANIAGFVKVADAMLAQGVV, from the coding sequence ATGATGCAATCCGTTGATTCGTTTCTCGAGCGCCTCAAGCGGCGCGACCCCGACCAGCCCGAATTCCACCAGGCGGTGGAAGAGGTGCTGCGCTCCCTGTGGCCCTTCCTCCAAGCCAACCCGCGTTACCTGCAGGCAGGCATCGTCGAGCGCATCGTCGAACCTGAACGCGCGATCCTGTTCCGCGTGCCGTGGATGGACGATGCCGGGCGAGTGCGGGTCAACCGGGGCTTCCGCATCCAGATGAGCAGCGCCATCGGCCCGTACAAGGGCGGCCTGCGCTTCCACCCCTCGGTGAACCTGGGCGTGCTGAAATTCCTCGCCTTCGAGCAGGTCTTCAAGAACTCCCTGACCTCGCTGCCCATGGGCGGCGGCAAGGGCGGTTCGGACTTCGACCCCAAGGGCAAGAGCGACCTCGAGGTCATGCGCTTCTGCCAGTCGTTCATGAGCGAGCTGTTCCGTCACGTCGGCGCGGACCTCGATGTGCCGGCCGGTGACATCGGCGTTGGCGCGCGCGAGATCGGCTACCTGTTCGGCCAGTACAAGCGCCTGTCCAACGAGTTCACCTCGGTGCTGACCGGCAAGGGCATGTCCTACGGCGGCAGCCTGATCCGCCCGGAAGCCACCGGCTACGGCTGCGTGTACTTCGCCCAGGAAATGCTCAAGGCCCGCGAAAGCGGCTTCGACGGCCAGCGCGTGGCCATCTCCGGCTCCGGCAACGTGGCGCAGTACGCCGCGCAGAAGGTCATGGAACTGGGGGGCAAGGTGATCTCGCTGTCCGATTCCGAGGGCACGCTGTTCTTCGAGGCCGGCCTGACCCTGGCGCAGTGGGACGAAATGATGGAGTTGAAGAACGTCCGTCGCGGTCGCCTCAGCGAGATGGCAGGCCCGGGCCTGCGCTTCCTGGCGGGCCAGCGCCCGTGGTCGCTGGCCTGCGACATCGCGCTGCCCTGCGCCACCCAGAACGAGCTGGATGCCGACGACGCGCGCACCCTGCTGGCCAACGGCTGCATCTGCGTGGCCGAAGGCGCGAACATGCCGTCGACGCTGGAGGCGGTGGATATCTTCCTCGAGGCCGGCATCCTCTACGCGCCGGGCAAGGCCTCCAACGCCGGCGGCGTCGCCACCAGCGGCCTGGAGATGAGCCAGAACGCCATGCGCCTGCTGTGGACCGCAGGTGAAGTGGACCAACGCCTGCACGGCATCATGCAGAACATCCACCATGCCTGCGTTGCCTATGGCGAGGAAAACGGCCGGATCAACTACGTGAAGGGCGCCAACATCGCCGGCTTCGTCAAGGTTGCCGACGCCATGCTGGCCCAGGGCGTGGTCTGA
- the rtcR gene encoding RNA repair transcriptional activator RtcR: MKAKKTVAIGFLGSTLDRVGKGAARWQKWRPTVGLCQQQDLLIDRLELIHGLDARDLSLAERIAADVRHVSPETEVRLQPMALRNPWDFEEVYGALHDFVGGYAFDTEHEDYLVHITTGTHVAQICWFLLTEARYLPARLVQASPSRRKDEARQPEGTVAVIDLDLSRYDRIATRFRREQEESLAFLKSGIATRNAEFNRSIEQIERVAGRSRAPMLLIGPTGAGKSFLARRVYELKRARHQFQGRFVEVNCATLRGDGAMSALFGHIKGAFTGAQNAREGLLRAADGGMLFLDEIGELGLDEQAMLLKAIEEKRFFPLGADREVGSDFQLIAGTHRDLRERVAEGLFREDLFARINLWTFDLPGLAGRREDIEPNIDFELERHAREQGRLVRFNREARTRYLAFANSAQALWSGNFRELSASITRMATLADSGRIDEALVEEEIGRLRRSWGAAQAQGPLDRWLGEGAEALDLFDRLQLEAVIDVCRQARSLSDAGRQLFAVSRQEKQNPNDADRLRKYLARFGLDWASLRD; the protein is encoded by the coding sequence ATGAAAGCCAAGAAAACCGTCGCCATCGGCTTCCTCGGTTCCACCCTGGACCGCGTCGGCAAGGGCGCGGCGCGCTGGCAGAAGTGGCGGCCGACGGTCGGCCTGTGCCAGCAGCAGGACCTGCTGATCGACCGTCTGGAGCTGATCCACGGGCTGGATGCGCGGGACCTCAGCCTGGCCGAGCGTATCGCTGCCGACGTGCGCCACGTGTCCCCGGAAACCGAGGTGCGCCTGCAGCCCATGGCGTTGCGCAACCCGTGGGACTTCGAGGAGGTCTACGGCGCGCTGCATGATTTCGTCGGCGGCTATGCCTTCGATACCGAGCACGAGGATTACCTGGTGCATATCACCACCGGGACCCACGTCGCGCAGATCTGCTGGTTCCTCCTCACCGAGGCGCGTTACCTGCCCGCGCGGCTGGTGCAGGCATCGCCGTCGCGGCGCAAGGACGAGGCGCGGCAGCCGGAAGGAACCGTCGCGGTCATCGACCTCGACCTGTCGCGCTACGACCGCATCGCCACGCGCTTTCGCCGCGAGCAGGAGGAGAGTCTCGCTTTCCTCAAGTCCGGCATCGCCACGCGCAACGCCGAGTTCAACCGTTCCATCGAGCAGATCGAGCGGGTCGCCGGGCGTTCCCGCGCGCCCATGCTGCTGATCGGCCCGACGGGCGCGGGCAAATCCTTTCTCGCCCGCCGCGTCTACGAGCTCAAGCGCGCGCGGCACCAGTTCCAGGGCCGCTTCGTCGAGGTGAACTGCGCAACATTGCGCGGCGACGGCGCCATGTCCGCGCTGTTCGGCCACATCAAGGGCGCCTTCACCGGCGCGCAGAACGCCCGCGAAGGGCTGCTGCGCGCGGCGGACGGCGGCATGCTGTTCCTCGACGAGATCGGCGAACTGGGCCTGGACGAGCAGGCCATGCTGCTCAAGGCCATCGAGGAAAAACGCTTCTTCCCCCTGGGCGCGGACCGCGAGGTGGGCAGCGACTTCCAGTTGATCGCCGGCACCCACCGCGACCTGCGCGAACGAGTGGCCGAAGGGCTGTTCCGCGAGGACCTGTTCGCCCGCATCAACCTCTGGACCTTCGACCTGCCTGGGCTGGCCGGGCGTCGAGAGGACATCGAGCCGAACATCGACTTCGAACTGGAGCGCCATGCCCGCGAGCAGGGTCGCCTGGTGCGCTTCAACCGCGAAGCGCGGACGCGCTACCTGGCATTCGCCAACTCGGCGCAAGCGCTGTGGAGCGGCAACTTCCGCGAGCTGTCGGCGTCCATCACGCGCATGGCGACCCTGGCCGACAGCGGGCGGATCGACGAGGCGTTGGTGGAGGAGGAGATCGGCCGGTTGCGCCGCTCCTGGGGCGCCGCGCAGGCCCAGGGGCCGCTGGATCGATGGCTGGGGGAGGGTGCCGAGGCGCTGGACCTGTTCGATCGCCTGCAACTGGAAGCGGTGATCGACGTCTGCCGGCAGGCGCGGAGCCTGTCCGATGCCGGTCGCCAGCTGTTCGCCGTCTCGCGACAGGAGAAGCAGAACCCCAACGACGCCGACCGCCTGCGCAAATACCTGGCGCGCTTCGGGCTGGACTGGGCGTCGTTGCGGGACTGA
- a CDS encoding TraR/DksA family transcriptional regulator — protein sequence MVDFDPRPALDQLAAEYSKRAEAIRRDLGRSHSPDFAEQAQQRQNDDVLRALLAEAEAGMRLVGLARLRLVEGTYGECARCGEAIEERRLRALPAAEHCLRCADAVD from the coding sequence ATGGTCGATTTCGATCCACGGCCAGCGCTGGACCAATTGGCGGCCGAGTATTCCAAACGCGCCGAAGCCATCCGCCGCGACCTCGGTCGCAGCCATTCGCCGGACTTCGCCGAGCAGGCCCAGCAGCGGCAGAACGACGACGTGCTGCGCGCCCTGCTGGCCGAGGCGGAGGCGGGCATGCGCCTGGTGGGCCTGGCGCGCCTGCGCCTGGTCGAGGGCACCTATGGCGAATGCGCGCGTTGTGGCGAGGCCATCGAGGAGCGCCGCCTGCGCGCCCTGCCGGCCGCCGAGCACTGCCTGCGCTGCGCCGATGCGGTGGACTGA
- a CDS encoding zinc-ribbon domain-containing protein gives MKSNKQRRQEIRQKRERRKAWKAEQARRPGHRPGPPGSFPVTPSNLAPYNSYGDPLFVRRGWYEDQEFTCRDCGVRQTWTAAQQKWWYEDCQGQVYSTAIRCRACRLNKRIRDGRAQRAAGQVATQQESIET, from the coding sequence GTGAAGAGCAACAAGCAGCGCCGTCAGGAAATCCGCCAGAAGCGCGAACGGCGCAAGGCATGGAAAGCCGAGCAGGCCAGGCGCCCCGGGCACCGCCCCGGACCGCCCGGCAGCTTCCCGGTCACGCCCTCGAACCTGGCACCCTACAACAGCTACGGCGACCCATTGTTCGTGCGCCGTGGCTGGTACGAGGACCAGGAGTTCACCTGCCGGGACTGCGGTGTCCGGCAGACCTGGACCGCCGCGCAGCAGAAATGGTGGTACGAAGACTGTCAGGGACAGGTGTATTCCACAGCGATACGCTGCCGCGCCTGTCGATTGAACAAACGCATTCGCGATGGCCGGGCGCAGCGCGCTGCCGGCCAGGTCGCCACGCAACAAGAGAGCATCGAAACATGA
- a CDS encoding nucleotidyltransferase domain-containing protein, with the protein MNKEERHPLPAAMRERVLEELARLEQEHGVTVLYACESGSRARGFASPDSDYDVRFVYVHQPEWYLRVDEPRDVLERPLTDELDLSGWELRKTLRLLRKSNPTLLEWLDSPLVYRSEPAAAEALRQLARDFYSPAAARAHYLSMARKNFRGYLQGEEVRYKKYLYVLRPLLAVRWIDQDLGMPPMVFETLMEATLDNAAQRAEVEELLALKRQAVEAEYGPARPALHRLIEVELQRAEDLGAPCGGCRDTQRLDHFLRDQVRTYAR; encoded by the coding sequence ATGAACAAGGAAGAACGCCATCCCCTCCCCGCCGCCATGCGCGAACGGGTACTGGAGGAACTGGCAAGACTGGAACAGGAGCACGGCGTGACGGTGCTCTATGCGTGCGAGTCGGGCAGCCGCGCCAGGGGCTTCGCCTCGCCGGATAGCGACTACGATGTGCGCTTCGTCTACGTGCATCAACCGGAGTGGTACCTGCGCGTGGACGAACCGCGCGACGTGCTGGAACGCCCGCTGACCGACGAACTGGACCTCAGCGGCTGGGAACTTCGCAAGACCCTGAGGCTGCTGCGCAAGTCCAACCCGACACTGCTGGAATGGCTGGACTCGCCGCTGGTGTACCGCAGCGAACCGGCGGCGGCCGAGGCACTGCGCCAACTGGCACGGGACTTCTACTCCCCCGCCGCTGCGCGAGCGCATTACCTGTCGATGGCCAGGAAGAACTTCCGTGGCTATCTGCAGGGCGAGGAGGTTCGCTACAAGAAGTACCTCTACGTGTTGCGCCCGCTGCTGGCCGTGCGCTGGATCGACCAGGACCTCGGCATGCCGCCGATGGTCTTCGAGACGCTGATGGAGGCCACCCTCGACAACGCCGCACAGCGTGCCGAAGTCGAGGAACTGCTGGCGCTCAAGCGCCAGGCGGTGGAGGCGGAATACGGCCCGGCGCGCCCGGCACTGCACCGGCTGATCGAGGTAGAGCTGCAACGCGCGGAAGACCTCGGCGCACCCTGTGGCGGCTGCCGCGACACGCAGCGCCTGGACCACTTCCTGCGCGATCAGGTGAGGACGTATGCCCGATGA
- a CDS encoding RtcB family protein, producing the protein MSTQTFQLLEVANGKPIKLWTQGVPVEDDAKQQLMNTAKMPFIFKHLAVMPDVHLGKGSTIGSVIPTQGAIIPAAVGVDIGCGMIAARTSLVAADLPDNLHGLRTAIEKAVPHGKTFGRRDQGAWEDVPGHADDAWKALAGRFKVITDKYPKLEKTNNRKHLGTLGTGNHFIEVCLDEANRVWFMLHSGSRGVGNAIGNLFIELAQADMRQHIANLPDRDLAYFEEGSRHFDDYVEAVGWAQDFARQNRELMMRAVIAAARQVIRKPFEASLEAVNCHHNYVQKERHFGEEVLVTRKGAVSAQKGQLGIIPGSMGAKSFIVRGLGNEEAFCSCSHGAGRTMSRTKAKKLFSVEDQVRATAHVECRKDADVIDEIPMAYKDIDAVMDAQRELVEVLHTLRQVVCVKG; encoded by the coding sequence ATGAGCACCCAAACCTTCCAACTGCTGGAAGTCGCCAACGGCAAACCGATCAAGCTCTGGACCCAGGGCGTGCCGGTGGAGGACGACGCGAAGCAGCAACTGATGAACACCGCGAAGATGCCCTTCATCTTCAAGCACCTGGCCGTGATGCCGGACGTGCACCTGGGCAAGGGCTCGACCATCGGCAGCGTGATCCCTACCCAGGGCGCCATCATCCCGGCCGCCGTGGGTGTGGATATCGGCTGCGGCATGATCGCCGCGCGCACCTCGCTGGTGGCCGCGGACCTGCCGGACAACCTGCACGGCCTGCGCACCGCCATCGAAAAGGCCGTGCCCCACGGCAAGACCTTCGGCCGCCGCGACCAGGGCGCCTGGGAAGATGTACCCGGGCATGCCGATGACGCATGGAAGGCGCTGGCGGGGCGTTTCAAGGTGATCACCGACAAGTACCCGAAGCTGGAGAAAACCAACAACCGCAAGCACCTGGGGACCCTCGGCACCGGCAACCACTTCATCGAGGTCTGCCTGGACGAGGCCAACCGCGTCTGGTTCATGCTGCACAGCGGATCGCGCGGCGTGGGTAACGCCATCGGCAACCTGTTCATCGAACTGGCCCAGGCCGATATGCGCCAGCACATCGCCAACCTGCCGGACCGTGACCTGGCCTACTTCGAGGAAGGCAGCCGGCACTTCGACGACTATGTGGAAGCCGTGGGCTGGGCCCAGGACTTCGCCCGGCAGAACCGCGAACTGATGATGCGCGCGGTGATCGCCGCGGCGCGGCAGGTCATTCGCAAGCCGTTCGAAGCGAGCCTGGAAGCGGTGAACTGCCACCACAACTACGTGCAGAAGGAGCGCCACTTCGGCGAAGAAGTGCTGGTGACGCGCAAGGGGGCGGTGTCCGCGCAGAAGGGCCAGCTCGGCATCATTCCGGGTTCGATGGGCGCCAAGAGCTTCATCGTCCGCGGACTGGGCAACGAGGAAGCGTTCTGCTCGTGCAGCCACGGCGCCGGCCGCACCATGAGCCGGACGAAGGCGAAGAAGCTGTTCAGCGTCGAAGACCAGGTGCGCGCCACCGCCCACGTCGAATGCCGCAAGGATGCGGATGTGATCGACGAGATCCCGATGGCCTACAAGGACATCGACGCCGTGATGGACGCCCAGCGCGAGCTGGTGGAAGTGCTGCATACCCTGCGTCAGGTGGTGTGCGTGAAAGGATAG
- a CDS encoding cytochrome-c peroxidase, which produces MQPFRKLALGSLLLALGAASAAANADALRDQANGIFKPIPEKPSDTLNPDQVTLGRQLFFEPRLSASHVISCNTCHNIGTGGADNVPTSSGHEWQKGARNSPTVFNAVFNVAQFWDGRAKDLEEQAKGPVQNPVEMHNTPKNVELTLQSMPEYVAAFGKAFPKDPQPVSFDNMARAIQAFESTLITPDSRFDLYLKGDDKAMNEQEKKGLQTFMSAGCIACHNGVNLGGQAYFPFGLVKKPDDKILPSGDKGRFEVTKTENDEYVFRAAPLRNVALTAPYFHSGQVWSLDEAVKIMGNAQLGKQLNDEEVGDIVAFLKTVTGKQPTVEYPLLPPSTATTPKPVD; this is translated from the coding sequence ATGCAGCCCTTCAGAAAACTCGCCCTGGGCAGCCTACTGCTGGCCCTCGGCGCGGCATCGGCAGCCGCGAATGCCGACGCCCTGCGTGACCAGGCCAATGGCATCTTCAAGCCCATCCCCGAGAAACCCAGCGACACGCTGAACCCTGACCAGGTGACGCTGGGCCGGCAGTTGTTCTTCGAACCGCGCCTGTCCGCCAGCCACGTGATCAGCTGCAATACCTGCCACAACATCGGCACCGGCGGCGCCGACAACGTGCCCACCTCCAGCGGCCACGAATGGCAGAAGGGTGCGCGCAACTCGCCCACGGTATTCAACGCTGTGTTCAACGTCGCGCAGTTCTGGGATGGCCGCGCCAAGGACCTGGAAGAACAGGCCAAGGGTCCGGTGCAGAACCCGGTGGAAATGCACAACACGCCGAAGAACGTCGAGCTGACCCTGCAGAGCATGCCCGAGTATGTCGCGGCCTTCGGCAAGGCCTTCCCGAAAGACCCGCAACCGGTGAGCTTCGACAACATGGCGCGGGCCATTCAGGCCTTCGAGTCGACCCTGATCACCCCGGACTCGCGCTTCGACCTCTACCTCAAGGGCGACGACAAGGCGATGAACGAGCAGGAGAAAAAGGGCCTGCAGACCTTCATGAGCGCCGGCTGCATCGCCTGCCACAACGGCGTGAACCTGGGTGGCCAGGCGTACTTCCCGTTCGGCCTGGTGAAGAAGCCCGACGACAAGATCCTGCCCAGCGGCGACAAGGGTCGCTTCGAAGTGACCAAGACCGAGAACGACGAATACGTCTTCCGCGCCGCGCCCCTGCGAAACGTCGCGCTGACCGCGCCCTACTTCCACAGCGGGCAGGTCTGGAGCCTGGACGAAGCGGTGAAGATCATGGGCAACGCGCAGTTGGGCAAACAGCTCAACGACGAAGAAGTTGGCGATATCGTCGCTTTCCTCAAGACCGTCACCGGCAAGCAGCCCACGGTGGAATACCCGCTGCTGCCGCCGAGCACCGCGACCACGCCCAAACCCGTGGATTGA
- a CDS encoding DUF3015 domain-containing protein, translating to MKRILLGTLLATASVSALADAPGSDGCGWGNMLFKGQRGTATHVLAATTNGTSGNNTFGMTTGTNGCHTNGALTYGGKPMIVLSSMMDELSEDMAKGDGEALTTYAVVLGVKPEDRAHFAQVTHEHFAQIFNKSDVTAEDVYANTQAVLKQDSTLAKYAEQA from the coding sequence ATGAAAAGGATTCTGCTCGGTACCCTCCTCGCCACCGCCTCCGTGAGCGCCCTCGCCGATGCACCCGGCAGCGACGGCTGCGGCTGGGGCAACATGCTGTTCAAGGGCCAGCGCGGCACCGCCACCCACGTCCTGGCAGCGACCACCAACGGCACCAGCGGCAACAACACCTTCGGCATGACCACCGGCACCAACGGCTGCCACACCAACGGCGCGCTGACCTACGGCGGCAAGCCGATGATCGTGCTCAGCAGCATGATGGACGAGCTGTCCGAAGACATGGCCAAGGGTGACGGCGAAGCGCTGACCACCTACGCCGTGGTACTGGGCGTGAAGCCCGAGGACCGTGCGCACTTCGCCCAGGTCACCCACGAACACTTCGCCCAGATCTTCAACAAGTCCGACGTCACCGCTGAAGACGTCTACGCCAACACCCAGGCCGTCCTGAAGCAGGACAGCACCCTGGCCAAGTACGCCGAACAGGCCTGA
- the rtcA gene encoding RNA 3'-terminal phosphate cyclase, with protein MNKDLIELDGADGGGQILRSALSLSMITGKALRIVNIRGRRSRPGLLRQHLTAVRAAAEVCGATVQGDELGARSLTFRPGAVRGGDYRFAIGSAGSAVLVLQTLLPALLFADGPSSLAITGGTHNPLAPPADFIERSWLPLLRRMGATVDFDLLRHGFMPAGGGELRVRVAPGELRPLHLPEAGAILSRSARALLAAIPGHVGDRELEKVKRHQDWRAASVQVVRLPEDQGPGNALLLEIACEQLTLAFCAFGQPGVSAERVASQALRQADDWRRSGTSVEEHLADQLLLPLALAGGGSFTTPVASDHLLSNRTVIEAFLPVRIAFEARHAGGQHIRITPA; from the coding sequence ATGAACAAGGACCTGATCGAACTCGACGGCGCCGACGGCGGCGGGCAGATCCTGCGCAGTGCGCTGAGCCTGTCGATGATCACCGGCAAGGCGCTGCGCATCGTCAACATCCGTGGCCGGCGTTCGCGGCCGGGGCTGCTGCGTCAGCACCTGACGGCCGTGCGCGCGGCGGCGGAGGTCTGCGGCGCGACGGTGCAGGGCGATGAGCTCGGCGCGCGCAGCCTGACCTTCCGCCCCGGTGCGGTTCGCGGTGGCGACTACCGTTTCGCCATCGGCAGCGCGGGCAGCGCCGTGCTGGTGTTGCAGACGCTGCTGCCGGCCCTGTTGTTCGCCGATGGGCCGAGCAGCCTGGCGATCACGGGGGGCACGCACAATCCGTTGGCGCCGCCGGCGGACTTCATCGAGCGCAGCTGGCTGCCGCTGTTGCGGCGCATGGGCGCGACGGTCGACTTCGACCTGCTGCGCCATGGCTTCATGCCGGCCGGAGGAGGTGAACTGCGGGTGCGCGTCGCGCCCGGCGAGCTGCGGCCACTGCATCTGCCGGAAGCGGGGGCGATTCTGTCGCGTTCAGCCCGCGCCCTGCTGGCGGCCATTCCCGGTCACGTGGGGGATCGCGAGCTGGAGAAGGTGAAGCGGCACCAGGATTGGCGCGCGGCGTCCGTTCAGGTCGTCCGCCTGCCGGAAGACCAGGGGCCGGGCAACGCCTTGCTGCTGGAGATCGCGTGCGAGCAGTTGACCCTGGCGTTCTGCGCCTTCGGCCAGCCCGGGGTCAGCGCCGAGCGCGTCGCCAGCCAGGCGCTGCGCCAGGCCGATGACTGGCGCCGCAGCGGTACGAGCGTCGAGGAGCATCTGGCCGACCAGTTGCTGCTGCCCCTGGCCCTGGCCGGCGGCGGCAGCTTCACCACGCCGGTGGCGAGCGACCATCTGCTGAGCAACCGCACGGTGATCGAAGCCTTCCTGCCGGTGCGCATCGCATTCGAGGCGCGTCACGCCGGCGGCCAGCACATCCGCATCACGCCGGCTTGA